The Dokdonella koreensis DS-123 genome has a segment encoding these proteins:
- a CDS encoding acyl-CoA thioesterase, producing MPDAGAPVPDRFSHAIELTPAFHDLDPMNVVWHGHYLKYLELARCALLQRFDYDYPQMRESGYFWPIVDLRSKYIRPATWGRPLSVRATIVEWENRLKIDYLISDATSGERMTRAHTIQVAVEIASGQMQYVCPRVLWERLGVHP from the coding sequence ATGCCTGACGCCGGCGCCCCCGTGCCGGACCGGTTCAGCCATGCGATTGAGCTGACGCCGGCCTTCCACGACCTCGACCCGATGAACGTGGTCTGGCACGGCCACTACCTCAAGTACCTGGAGCTGGCGCGCTGCGCGCTGCTGCAGCGGTTCGACTACGACTACCCGCAGATGCGCGAGTCGGGCTACTTCTGGCCGATCGTCGACCTGCGCAGCAAGTACATCCGCCCGGCGACCTGGGGCCGCCCACTCAGCGTGCGCGCGACGATCGTCGAGTGGGAGAACCGCCTGAAGATCGACTACCTCATCAGCGATGCCACCAGCGGCGAGCGGATGACGCGCGCGCATACGATCCAGGTCGCCGTCGAGATCGCCAGCGGCCAGATGCAGTACGTCTGCCCGCGTGTCCTGTGGGAACGCCTCGGAGTCCATCCATGA
- a CDS encoding glycosyltransferase family 2 protein, with the protein MKTCAVIPVYNHGEAVGAVVEAIKVHGLPCILVDDGSEPGCAAVLDLLAASDPDRVRLVRLAVNQGKGGAMIAGLRAAHDCGFTHALQIDADGQHDTRDIPCFLELSARHPDRVICGCPIFDDSVPKGRLYGRYATHVWVWINTLSLAIRDSMCGFRVYPLAPTVALIDRVRLGRRMDFDSEVLVRLHWRGVGIVNLPTQVRYPADGVSHFDVLRDNLLISRMHARLFFGMLARLPQLLWRKVAS; encoded by the coding sequence ATGAAGACCTGCGCGGTCATCCCGGTCTACAACCACGGCGAGGCGGTGGGCGCGGTGGTGGAGGCGATCAAGGTGCACGGCCTGCCGTGCATCCTGGTCGACGACGGCAGCGAGCCGGGCTGCGCGGCCGTGCTGGACCTCCTGGCCGCGTCCGATCCGGACCGCGTGCGCCTGGTGCGCCTGGCCGTCAACCAGGGCAAGGGCGGCGCCATGATCGCCGGCTTGCGCGCGGCCCACGACTGCGGCTTCACGCACGCGCTGCAGATCGACGCCGACGGCCAGCACGACACGCGCGACATCCCGTGCTTCCTGGAACTGTCCGCGCGCCACCCCGACCGGGTGATCTGCGGCTGTCCGATCTTCGACGACTCGGTGCCCAAGGGCCGCCTGTACGGACGCTACGCGACCCACGTCTGGGTCTGGATCAACACGCTGTCGCTGGCGATCCGCGACTCGATGTGCGGCTTCCGCGTCTATCCGCTGGCGCCGACCGTGGCCCTGATCGACCGGGTCCGGCTGGGCCGGCGCATGGATTTCGACAGCGAGGTACTGGTGCGCCTGCACTGGCGCGGCGTCGGCATCGTCAACCTGCCCACCCAGGTGCGCTACCCGGCCGACGGCGTGTCGCACTTCGACGTGCTGCGCGACAACCTGCTGATCTCGCGCATGCATGCCCGGCTGTTCTTCGGCATGCTGGCCCGCCTGCCGCAGCTGCTCTGGCGCAAGGTGGCGTCATGA
- a CDS encoding MMPL family transporter, with protein MPLRARRLAIGWLLVVLAMAGHGLWLWSGDRLHLETDMLAMLPQRAGDRAAQDATRQLADAAGRRVVVLVGAPDWPSARTAADAYAAAVGAAGPSLALRYRVGDDLADDWIGFFTPYRHQLLTDAQRAQMETEPADRLAARAVEALYRPFGLPRVGTWQDDPLNLFGGWLAARAAESPVRVVDGRLSVAGDGRQYALLMLEQHGPAFSIAAQRALMPVLDAARAAALAAVPAAEVVNAGVPLYAAHAAEQAHREVHTIGLGSLAGILVLTVLAFNGLRPRLLVALSIGVGLLAAISVCALLFERIHLITLVFGASLVGVAENYGTNWFCNRLGRPPEERWAMRRRQAPVMWLAMLTTVIGYALLALAPFPGLRQIAVFSGVGLLAAFVTVLWWFPFLDRRRIEFNRFAAWLGSRRALWPALGRNAFTVVFAVAVTGLVGAGLARLRSNDDIRLLQNSPPTLIEQQLRLGALLDLPSPAQFYLVTAPSEDGVLAAEEAVKQRLAARVADGTLDGWQAVSDWVPSRERQQQDAALVARRIDGDGGVLALAAARLGETLAPAAAAAVVPLAVADWLAAPVSEPLRHQWLGRFGDGYASVMLLRGAHDPARFGALAAIAAEVPGVRFVDKVGEVSEVLARYRQLMGWVIVASYALVLVALCLRFGRRGWRALAPTAIASALAIALLALLGQPLQLFNVLALLLILGMGVDYGIFLLEQPGRSERRPFLSVTIAAACIELAFGLLALSQTPALRAFGLTMLFGIFLAWLLTPLFMDADHAA; from the coding sequence GTGCCGCTCCGGGCGCGCCGGCTGGCGATCGGCTGGCTGCTGGTGGTCCTGGCGATGGCCGGCCACGGCCTGTGGCTGTGGAGCGGCGACCGCCTGCACCTGGAAACCGACATGCTGGCGATGCTGCCGCAGCGCGCCGGCGACCGTGCCGCGCAGGACGCGACGCGGCAATTGGCCGACGCTGCCGGGCGGCGCGTGGTGGTGCTGGTCGGCGCGCCGGACTGGCCGTCGGCACGCACCGCGGCCGACGCCTACGCCGCGGCGGTCGGCGCCGCGGGGCCGTCGCTGGCCCTGCGCTACCGCGTCGGCGACGACCTGGCCGACGACTGGATCGGCTTCTTCACACCGTACCGCCACCAACTGCTGACCGATGCGCAACGCGCGCAGATGGAAACCGAGCCGGCCGACCGGCTGGCCGCGCGCGCGGTGGAAGCGCTGTACCGGCCGTTCGGCCTGCCGCGCGTGGGCACCTGGCAGGACGATCCGCTGAACCTGTTCGGCGGCTGGCTGGCCGCGCGCGCGGCCGAGAGCCCGGTGCGCGTGGTCGACGGCCGCCTGTCGGTGGCCGGGGACGGCCGCCAGTACGCACTGCTGATGCTGGAGCAGCACGGGCCGGCATTCTCGATCGCGGCCCAGCGCGCGCTGATGCCGGTGCTCGATGCCGCGCGCGCGGCGGCACTGGCGGCGGTGCCGGCGGCCGAGGTCGTCAACGCCGGCGTTCCGCTCTACGCCGCGCACGCCGCCGAGCAGGCGCACCGCGAGGTGCACACGATCGGCCTGGGCTCGCTGGCCGGCATCCTGGTGCTGACCGTGCTGGCGTTCAACGGCCTGCGGCCGCGCCTGCTGGTGGCGCTGTCGATCGGCGTCGGCCTGCTGGCGGCGATCTCGGTCTGTGCGCTGCTGTTCGAGCGGATCCACCTGATCACGCTGGTGTTCGGCGCCAGCCTGGTCGGCGTCGCCGAGAACTACGGCACCAACTGGTTCTGCAACCGGCTGGGCCGGCCGCCGGAGGAGCGCTGGGCGATGCGCCGGCGCCAGGCGCCGGTCATGTGGCTGGCGATGCTGACCACGGTGATCGGCTATGCGCTGCTGGCGCTGGCGCCGTTCCCGGGCCTGCGCCAGATCGCGGTGTTCTCCGGCGTGGGCCTGCTGGCCGCATTCGTGACGGTGCTGTGGTGGTTCCCGTTCCTGGACCGGCGGCGGATCGAGTTCAACCGCTTCGCCGCCTGGCTCGGCAGCCGTCGCGCGCTGTGGCCGGCCCTCGGGCGCAACGCGTTCACCGTGGTGTTCGCCGTGGCGGTGACCGGACTGGTCGGCGCGGGCCTGGCCCGGCTGCGCAGCAACGACGACATCCGCCTGCTGCAGAACTCGCCGCCGACGCTGATCGAGCAGCAGCTCCGGCTCGGCGCACTGCTCGACCTGCCCAGCCCGGCGCAGTTCTACCTGGTGACGGCGCCGAGCGAGGACGGCGTGCTGGCCGCGGAGGAAGCCGTCAAGCAGCGCCTGGCGGCCCGGGTCGCCGACGGCACGCTCGACGGCTGGCAGGCGGTATCGGATTGGGTGCCCTCGCGCGAGCGCCAGCAGCAGGACGCGGCACTGGTCGCGCGCCGCATCGACGGCGACGGCGGGGTGCTGGCGCTGGCCGCCGCGCGCCTGGGCGAGACCCTCGCGCCGGCCGCCGCGGCGGCGGTCGTGCCGCTGGCGGTGGCCGACTGGCTGGCCGCGCCGGTGTCCGAACCGCTGCGCCACCAGTGGCTGGGACGCTTCGGCGACGGCTACGCCAGCGTGATGCTGCTGCGCGGCGCCCACGATCCGGCCCGCTTCGGCGCACTGGCCGCGATCGCCGCCGAGGTGCCCGGCGTGCGCTTCGTCGACAAGGTCGGCGAGGTGTCCGAGGTGCTCGCGCGCTACCGGCAACTGATGGGCTGGGTGATCGTGGCCAGCTATGCGCTGGTGCTGGTCGCGCTGTGCCTGCGCTTCGGTCGCCGCGGCTGGCGCGCGCTGGCGCCGACGGCGATCGCCAGCGCGCTGGCGATCGCGCTGCTGGCCCTGCTCGGCCAGCCGCTGCAGTTGTTCAACGTGCTGGCACTGCTGCTGATCCTCGGCATGGGCGTGGACTACGGCATCTTCCTGCTCGAACAGCCCGGCCGCTCGGAGCGGCGGCCGTTCCTGTCGGTGACGATCGCGGCGGCCTGCATCGAGCTGGCCTTCGGCCTGCTGGCGCTGTCGCAGACGCCGGCACTGCGCGCGTTCGGCCTGACGATGCTGTTCGGCATCTTCCTGGCCTGGCTGCTGACGCCGCTGTTCATGGATGCCGACCACGCCGCATGA
- a CDS encoding acyltransferase, with amino-acid sequence MSVRHWAQIGENTFVAGIWLLYWIHRLLGRWPFRLALYPVIAAYWLARGDVRAASLQYLARLQAATGALGHAPTWRDGLRHVGLFAETLLDKLLAVSGRYRFANVHTEGREEIYAIAGRGVGGLLVTAHLGCLEIGRAMAGHRGVFRLNILVHTRHAAQFNRLLKRLNPDQDVNLIEVTAIGPETALLLGEKVAAGEYVVIAGDRVPVFASQTVQVDFLGHPAPLPAGPWVLAALLKCPVHLLACIHEHGSYTIRFEPLADRVELPRGRRGEAIADYASRYVAALTGMLKRSPYDWFNFFPFWDQTNGSDRT; translated from the coding sequence ATGAGCGTGCGGCACTGGGCGCAGATCGGCGAGAACACCTTCGTCGCCGGCATCTGGCTGCTGTACTGGATCCATCGCCTGCTCGGCCGCTGGCCGTTCCGCCTGGCGCTGTACCCGGTGATCGCGGCCTACTGGCTGGCCCGCGGCGACGTGCGGGCGGCCTCGCTGCAGTACCTGGCGCGCCTGCAGGCGGCGACCGGCGCGCTCGGCCACGCGCCGACCTGGCGCGACGGCCTGCGCCACGTGGGCCTGTTCGCCGAGACGCTGCTGGACAAGCTGCTGGCGGTGTCGGGACGCTACCGCTTCGCCAACGTGCACACCGAGGGGCGCGAGGAGATCTATGCGATCGCCGGCCGCGGTGTCGGCGGCCTGCTGGTCACGGCGCACCTGGGCTGCCTGGAGATCGGCCGCGCGATGGCCGGGCACCGCGGCGTGTTCCGGCTCAACATCCTCGTGCACACGCGCCATGCGGCGCAGTTCAACCGCCTGCTCAAGCGCCTCAACCCGGACCAGGACGTCAACCTGATCGAGGTCACCGCGATCGGCCCGGAAACCGCCCTGCTGCTGGGCGAGAAGGTGGCGGCCGGCGAGTACGTGGTGATCGCCGGCGACCGCGTGCCGGTGTTCGCGAGCCAGACGGTCCAGGTCGACTTCCTCGGCCATCCGGCGCCGCTGCCGGCCGGCCCCTGGGTGCTGGCGGCCCTGCTCAAGTGCCCGGTGCACCTGCTGGCCTGCATCCACGAGCACGGCAGCTACACGATCCGCTTCGAGCCGCTGGCCGATCGCGTGGAGCTGCCGCGCGGCCGCCGCGGCGAGGCCATTGCCGACTATGCTTCGCGTTACGTCGCCGCGCTGACCGGGATGCTGAAGCGTTCACCCTATGACTGGTTCAATTTCTTCCCTTTCTGGGATCAGACGAATGGCTCCGACCGCACCTGA
- a CDS encoding AMP-binding protein produces MTAAPFIALDRLLAEGRAPDHPVALRAGTVLTFADFAAAAAAWRTCFAAAARTDAALYFEDSFDFAAALFGAWHAGTRVWLPADTLPATRARLDACVGAWAGDVPAALAPRTAAAADWNTLDPDWDGLAVYTSGSSGEPVAIGKRLRQVFDEAATLEQAFPALGPAAVVEATVSHQHIYGLLFRVLWPLAAGRPFATARLAFPEDIVAALGRRPAVLVASPAHLKRLPPNLPWDAARTQLRGLFSSGGPLPAEALPDCRRLLGRAPTEVYGSSETGGIAWRRREDTDEAPWQPLPGVAIRIDADQLWVRSPHLADTDWQPSADRARAEGAGFVLLGRSDRIAKIEEKRISLDAIEHALATDDRVEAARLVVLPGARSQIGAVVVPSAAGWACLDAHGRRAFNTALRDALAGHVEASARPRRWRATWALPVNSQGKTTEAALLALFDPRRPFARLLTRDACQARLRLVADATLPWFDGHFPQAPILPGVTQVDWAIGFGRELFALPARFEGLEALKFQQVIVPGADLLLELEFVPERGQLAFRLGSAAGAHASGRIVFSGSP; encoded by the coding sequence ATGACGGCGGCGCCGTTCATCGCCCTGGACCGCCTGCTGGCCGAGGGGCGTGCGCCGGACCACCCGGTGGCGCTGCGCGCCGGCACGGTGCTGACGTTCGCCGACTTCGCGGCCGCCGCGGCGGCCTGGCGGACGTGCTTCGCGGCGGCCGCCAGGACCGATGCGGCGCTCTACTTCGAGGACAGCTTCGACTTCGCCGCGGCGCTGTTCGGCGCCTGGCATGCCGGGACGCGGGTATGGCTGCCGGCCGACACGCTGCCGGCGACGCGCGCGCGCCTGGACGCCTGCGTGGGCGCCTGGGCCGGCGACGTGCCGGCCGCCCTGGCGCCGCGGACGGCGGCAGCCGCGGACTGGAACACGCTGGACCCGGACTGGGACGGCCTGGCGGTCTATACCTCGGGCTCCAGCGGCGAGCCGGTGGCCATCGGCAAGCGGTTGCGGCAGGTGTTCGACGAGGCGGCGACGCTCGAGCAGGCCTTCCCGGCGCTCGGGCCGGCCGCGGTCGTCGAGGCGACGGTCTCGCACCAGCACATCTACGGCCTGCTGTTCCGCGTGCTGTGGCCGCTGGCGGCCGGGCGGCCGTTCGCGACGGCCCGCCTGGCGTTCCCGGAGGACATCGTGGCGGCGCTGGGACGGCGCCCGGCGGTGCTGGTGGCCAGTCCCGCCCACTTGAAGCGCCTGCCGCCGAACCTGCCGTGGGACGCGGCACGCACGCAGCTGCGGGGGCTTTTCTCGTCCGGCGGCCCGCTGCCGGCCGAGGCGCTGCCGGACTGCCGCCGCCTGCTCGGCCGGGCGCCGACCGAGGTCTACGGCAGCTCCGAGACCGGCGGCATCGCCTGGCGCCGGCGCGAGGACACGGACGAGGCGCCGTGGCAACCGCTGCCCGGCGTGGCGATCCGCATCGACGCCGACCAGCTGTGGGTCCGCTCGCCGCACCTGGCGGACACGGACTGGCAGCCGAGCGCGGACCGCGCGCGGGCGGAAGGCGCGGGCTTCGTGCTGCTCGGCCGCAGCGACCGCATCGCCAAGATCGAGGAGAAGCGCATCTCGCTGGACGCGATCGAGCACGCCCTGGCCACCGACGATCGGGTCGAAGCGGCACGCCTGGTGGTGCTGCCCGGCGCGCGCAGCCAGATCGGCGCGGTGGTGGTGCCCAGCGCGGCGGGCTGGGCCTGCCTGGACGCGCATGGCCGCCGTGCATTCAACACCGCCCTGCGCGATGCGCTGGCCGGCCACGTGGAAGCCAGCGCCCGCCCGCGCCGCTGGCGCGCGACCTGGGCGCTGCCGGTGAACAGCCAGGGCAAGACCACCGAGGCGGCACTGCTGGCGCTGTTCGACCCGCGACGGCCGTTCGCGCGCCTGCTGACGCGTGATGCATGCCAGGCGCGCCTGCGGCTGGTGGCGGACGCCACCCTGCCCTGGTTCGACGGTCATTTCCCGCAGGCGCCGATTCTCCCGGGCGTGACCCAGGTCGACTGGGCGATCGGCTTCGGCCGCGAGCTGTTCGCGCTGCCGGCGCGGTTCGAAGGCCTGGAGGCACTGAAGTTCCAGCAGGTCATCGTGCCGGGTGCCGATCTGCTGCTGGAGCTGGAGTTCGTGCCCGAGCGTGGCCAGCTCGCATTCCGGCTGGGCTCGGCGGCCGGCGCCCACGCCAGCGGCCGCATCGTCTTTTCCGGATCGCCATGA
- a CDS encoding outer membrane lipoprotein carrier protein LolA: MKIIPFVLAVLLPALAAAGPAIGAGEAAAPAPATDVDALASRIRAQLDQPAVLRGRFEQTKQVAGFSRPLRSSGDFLVARDHGVLWRTREPFAGELRLTREEIVATEGGETAFRLSAQEEPTVRVINGLMFSLLNGDVDRLGEHFTIAGESGAEGWTLALTPRQPALAKLLAGVTLAGDRHVRRIELAEANGDRTGIVFSEQRDTPAALTAEEARRFE, translated from the coding sequence ATGAAGATCATCCCGTTCGTCCTGGCGGTGCTGCTGCCGGCACTGGCCGCCGCCGGCCCGGCGATCGGCGCGGGCGAGGCGGCGGCTCCTGCGCCGGCCACCGACGTCGATGCCCTGGCTTCGCGCATCCGCGCCCAGCTCGACCAGCCGGCCGTGCTGCGTGGCCGCTTCGAGCAGACCAAGCAGGTGGCCGGCTTCAGCCGGCCGCTGCGGTCGAGCGGCGACTTCCTCGTCGCACGCGACCACGGCGTGCTCTGGCGCACGCGCGAACCGTTCGCCGGCGAGCTGCGCCTGACACGCGAGGAAATCGTCGCGACCGAAGGCGGCGAGACCGCGTTCCGCTTGAGCGCCCAGGAGGAACCGACCGTGCGCGTCATCAACGGCCTGATGTTCTCGCTGCTCAACGGCGACGTCGATCGCCTGGGCGAGCACTTCACGATCGCCGGCGAGAGCGGCGCGGAGGGCTGGACGCTGGCGCTGACGCCGCGGCAGCCGGCACTGGCCAAGCTGCTGGCCGGCGTGACGCTGGCGGGCGACCGCCACGTGCGCCGCATCGAACTGGCCGAGGCCAATGGCGACCGTACCGGGATCGTCTTCAGCGAGCAGCGCGACACGCCCGCCGCGTTGACGGCCGAGGAGGCCCGGCGCTTTGAGTGA
- a CDS encoding NAD(P)/FAD-dependent oxidoreductase: MQTETTQILIVGAGPAGSVAAGMLRKQGRQVLVLEKEQFPRFSIGESLLPQSMQYIEEAGFLRDVVEAGFQYKNGAAFVRGARSTAFDFRDKFSPGWGTTYQVQRADFDHVLAKAAEKAGAEVRYRHQVVAVHVDGDQPTVEVVGPDGAMYQVRARFLLDASGFGRILPRLLNLETPSDFPVRGAYFTHVEDHIPSGTFDRNKILVSVHPEHVDVWFWTIPFSNGRCSQGVVARTDFLERYAGSETDRLRAIIAETPTLAGLLKDAVWDTPARKLVGYAANVKSLWGKGYALLGNAGEFLDPVFSSGVTIAFKSASLASAAIAREFDGERVDWQRDYADPLKSGVDAFRAFVESWYAGGFQDVIFHPNQSAEVRRMISAILAGYAWDRSNPYVAEPRRLKTLEQLCAA; encoded by the coding sequence ATGCAGACCGAAACCACCCAGATCCTGATCGTCGGCGCCGGCCCTGCCGGATCGGTGGCCGCGGGCATGCTGCGCAAGCAGGGCCGGCAGGTGCTGGTCCTCGAGAAGGAACAGTTCCCGCGTTTCTCGATCGGCGAGAGCCTGCTGCCGCAGAGCATGCAGTACATCGAGGAGGCCGGTTTCCTGCGCGACGTCGTCGAGGCGGGCTTCCAGTACAAGAACGGCGCGGCCTTCGTGCGCGGCGCGCGCAGCACGGCCTTCGATTTCCGCGACAAGTTCTCGCCCGGCTGGGGCACCACCTACCAGGTGCAGCGCGCCGACTTCGACCACGTGCTGGCCAAGGCCGCCGAGAAGGCGGGCGCCGAGGTGCGCTACCGCCACCAGGTGGTGGCGGTCCATGTCGACGGCGACCAGCCGACCGTCGAGGTGGTCGGGCCGGACGGCGCGATGTACCAGGTGCGGGCGCGGTTCCTGCTCGACGCGAGCGGCTTCGGCCGCATCCTGCCGCGCCTGCTGAACCTGGAGACGCCGTCGGACTTCCCGGTCCGCGGCGCCTACTTCACCCATGTCGAGGACCACATCCCCAGCGGCACGTTCGACCGCAACAAGATCCTGGTCAGCGTGCACCCGGAGCACGTGGACGTGTGGTTCTGGACGATCCCGTTCTCGAACGGCCGCTGCTCGCAGGGCGTGGTCGCCCGCACCGATTTCCTGGAGCGCTATGCCGGCAGCGAGACCGACCGGCTGCGCGCGATCATCGCCGAGACGCCGACGCTGGCCGGCCTGCTCAAGGACGCGGTCTGGGACACCCCGGCCCGCAAGCTGGTCGGCTACGCCGCCAACGTGAAGTCGCTGTGGGGCAAGGGCTACGCCCTGCTCGGCAATGCCGGCGAGTTCCTCGACCCGGTGTTCTCCAGCGGCGTGACGATCGCGTTCAAGTCGGCCAGCCTGGCATCCGCGGCGATCGCGCGCGAGTTCGACGGCGAGCGCGTGGACTGGCAGCGCGACTACGCCGACCCGCTCAAGAGCGGCGTCGACGCATTCCGCGCCTTCGTCGAGAGCTGGTATGCGGGCGGTTTCCAGGACGTCATCTTCCACCCGAACCAGTCCGCCGAGGTGCGCCGGATGATTTCCGCGATCCTGGCCGGCTATGCCTGGGACCGC
- a CDS encoding HAL/PAL/TAL family ammonia-lyase produces the protein MAPTAPDPVRFDGHPLAIEDVVALARRQRPAQLSADPAFRARIGRGAAFLDRLLATDGVIYGVTTGYGDSCTVTIPPALVAELPHHLYAYHGCGTGRLLTPEETRAVLATRMASLAVGMSGVSTGLLEQFERLLHHDILPLIPAEGSVGASGDLTPLSYVAAVLCGEREVWHGGVRRDTADVFAELRIAPLRLRPKEGLAIMNGTAVMTALACLAWTRADYLGRLATRLTAFNVLASAGNAHHFDEKLFAAKPHPGQQRVAARLREDLASDRPPRNEQRLQDRYSLRCAPHVIGVLEDVLPFLRGLIENELNSANDNPLVDPDDERVLHGGHFYGGHIAFAMDALKNAVANIADLLDRQLALLVDTRFNHGLPSNLSAAEGPRAAINHGLKALQISVSAWTAEALKLTMPASVFSRSTECHNQDKVSMGTIAARDALRVLELTEQVAAAMLIAARQGIALRARADARLALSPPLAAMQADLERRIALVDEDRALDTDLGRLLAAIRDEAWSLYA, from the coding sequence ATGGCTCCGACCGCACCTGACCCGGTCCGCTTCGACGGCCACCCCCTCGCCATCGAGGACGTCGTCGCGCTGGCGCGACGGCAGCGCCCGGCGCAGCTGTCGGCCGATCCGGCGTTCCGCGCGCGGATCGGCCGCGGCGCGGCGTTCCTCGACCGCCTGCTGGCGACCGATGGGGTGATCTACGGCGTGACCACCGGCTACGGCGACTCGTGCACGGTGACGATCCCGCCGGCACTGGTCGCCGAGCTGCCGCACCACCTGTACGCCTACCACGGCTGCGGCACCGGCCGGCTGCTGACGCCGGAGGAGACGCGCGCGGTGCTGGCGACGCGCATGGCTTCGCTGGCGGTCGGCATGTCCGGCGTCAGCACCGGCCTGCTCGAACAGTTCGAGCGCCTGCTGCACCACGACATCCTGCCGCTGATCCCGGCGGAAGGCTCGGTCGGCGCCAGCGGCGACCTGACGCCGCTGTCGTACGTGGCGGCGGTGCTGTGCGGCGAGCGCGAGGTCTGGCACGGCGGCGTCCGGCGCGACACGGCGGACGTGTTCGCCGAGCTGCGCATCGCGCCGCTGCGGCTGCGTCCCAAGGAAGGGCTGGCGATCATGAACGGCACGGCGGTCATGACCGCGCTGGCCTGCCTGGCCTGGACGCGGGCCGACTACCTGGGCCGCCTGGCCACGCGGCTGACCGCGTTCAACGTGCTGGCCAGCGCCGGCAACGCGCACCATTTCGACGAAAAGCTCTTTGCCGCCAAGCCGCACCCGGGCCAGCAGCGCGTCGCCGCGCGCCTGCGCGAGGACCTGGCCAGCGACCGCCCGCCGCGCAACGAGCAACGCCTGCAGGATCGCTATTCGCTGCGCTGCGCACCGCACGTGATCGGCGTCCTGGAGGACGTGCTGCCGTTCCTGCGCGGGCTGATCGAGAACGAGCTCAACAGCGCCAACGACAACCCGCTGGTCGATCCGGACGACGAGCGCGTGCTGCACGGCGGGCACTTCTACGGCGGCCACATCGCATTCGCGATGGACGCCCTGAAGAACGCGGTCGCCAACATCGCCGACCTGCTCGACCGCCAGCTGGCGCTGCTCGTGGACACGCGCTTCAACCACGGCCTGCCGAGCAACCTGAGCGCCGCGGAAGGCCCGCGCGCGGCGATCAACCACGGCCTCAAGGCGCTGCAGATCAGCGTCTCGGCCTGGACCGCCGAGGCGCTGAAGCTGACCATGCCGGCCTCGGTGTTCTCGCGCTCGACCGAGTGCCACAACCAGGACAAGGTCAGCATGGGCACGATCGCCGCGCGCGACGCGCTGCGCGTGCTGGAACTGACCGAGCAGGTGGCGGCGGCGATGCTGATCGCCGCGCGCCAGGGCATCGCGCTGCGTGCCCGCGCCGACGCGCGGCTGGCGCTCAGCCCGCCGCTGGCGGCGATGCAGGCGGACCTGGAGCGGCGCATCGCCCTGGTCGACGAGGACCGCGCGCTGGACACCGACCTCGGCCGCCTGCTGGCGGCGATCCGCGACGAGGCCTGGAGCCTGTATGCCTGA